TCGCGAAGGTGCGACCGCGCCCGTACTCCGGAATGTGCACACCGGACCACATGCCCTGCGCTCCGGGCGTGTCCACCGCCTCCTTGGCACAGCGCCAGCGCCGCGGACATGCGCGGCAGAGCGCCTTCAGCTCGGGGTCGTCTCCCCCGTCAAGCCAGCGGTCCGCGTCGTCGAGGCACGGCGCGGATGTCAGAGTGCGCGACAAGTCGAGCATCACTGGCACGAGAAAATCCTTTCCTTCGTGGCGTCCGACGGTATGTGCGTATCGGAATGGCAATACGCCTATATTGCCACAGGACACTGGTAAATTTCTCTCATCACCGAGACAGCCCCCACGCAGTACTTCACGCCGCGCCCCGCCCGGCCGGCCGAGCCGTCCAGCAAGGAGCGGCTTCGCGATGCCGCGCTGCGGTGCTTTGCCGAAGCCGGTATCGCCGCCACTTCGCTGCGCGCGGTCGCCGAAGCCGCCGGCACGTCAGTCGGGCTGGTACAGCACTACTACGGCACGAAGGCCGCACTGGTCGAAGCGGTCGATGACTATGCGGTTCGGGTGATCGGCGACGCCCTGCAGGGGCAGCCGCTTCCGCTGCCGCCCGAGGATCCACTGCTCGTCATGGGCCGCCGAGTGACGGCGCTCATCGCGGAACAAGACGTCGTCGTCGCCTATATCGGCCGCGCGCTGGTGGAAGGTGACTCCATCGGTGCCGAGATTTTCGACGGACTCCTGAAAGTGAGTGCGGCTCAGCGCGACCGGCTCGTCGAGCGAGGGCAGGCGAGGCAGGACTTGGACCCGCTCTGGTCCGCGCTGAATGTATTGCTGCTACGGCTCGGGCCCGTGATTCTGCGTTCGCACATCGAGCGCCATCTACCCGAGAAGTTCAATACCGCAGCCGAGCTCACACGCTGGGACGACGCCGTGACGACGCTGATTCGACAGGGTCAGTTCCTGCCTCACATGCACACCGACGCGGGCGAGAAGCAATCCGACTGACCGGCTGGGCTACATCGAGGCGATCAGCCGCTTGACCCGCTCGTCGACGGACCGGAACGGGTCCTTGCACAACACCGTGCGCTGAGCCTGGTCGTTGAGCTT
The sequence above is a segment of the Candidatus Mycobacterium wuenschmannii genome. Coding sequences within it:
- a CDS encoding WhiB family transcriptional regulator produces the protein MLDLSRTLTSAPCLDDADRWLDGGDDPELKALCRACPRRWRCAKEAVDTPGAQGMWSGVHIPEYGRGRTFAMRQLRSLAAHGKREAWAQSG
- a CDS encoding TetR/AcrR family transcriptional regulator yields the protein MIGDALQGQPLPLPPEDPLLVMGRRVTALIAEQDVVVAYIGRALVEGDSIGAEIFDGLLKVSAAQRDRLVERGQARQDLDPLWSALNVLLLRLGPVILRSHIERHLPEKFNTAAELTRWDDAVTTLIRQGQFLPHMHTDAGEKQSD